From a region of the Apibacter sp. B3706 genome:
- the ccoS gene encoding cbb3-type cytochrome oxidase assembly protein CcoS, producing the protein MEILYLMILCSVSLAVIFLILFIYGIKKGQFDDDESPAVRILFDSNDGNSKESKNDKKEK; encoded by the coding sequence ATGGAAATATTATATTTAATGATATTATGCAGTGTTTCATTAGCTGTTATATTTTTGATCCTTTTTATCTATGGAATCAAGAAAGGACAATTTGATGATGATGAATCACCTGCAGTAAGAATTTTATTTGATTCCAATGATGGCAATTCAAAAGAATCCAAAAACGATAAGAAAGAAAAATAA
- a CDS encoding cbb3-type cytochrome c oxidase N-terminal domain-containing protein: MKPRTPFVINAILSVFLITGAFYMFLQNFDFITNPIFLATIAISFVLLLINNSLNALIDAEKFKLLSDSEKKDYLELLKTPYLTRLWRDAFKQSKAEETGEIKLIDHGYDNIKELDNQLPRWYIGLFAVTITYGVVYLFSYAFTSFAHPDVEYEEEYKTQMAEIAEYEKIAPQATIETAQFNPDAVADGKVIYEQICKTCHGEGAKGLSGPNQTDDYWINIQEEYNNAKEDSEFKNIFYTVWNGSKNNPTMRAFGATGEIKGNDIVKVASYLYQLNKNSPKDSEGRSVDKTAKEPQGNLAPWSKAYKGGSGTAATPTETTPPAATTQNSSNSEK, translated from the coding sequence ATGAAACCTAGAACACCCTTTGTCATAAATGCTATCTTATCGGTATTTTTAATTACCGGTGCATTTTACATGTTCTTGCAAAACTTTGATTTCATCACAAATCCTATATTTTTAGCCACTATTGCCATTTCTTTTGTGTTATTACTTATTAACAATTCTTTAAATGCTTTAATAGATGCTGAAAAATTTAAGTTACTTTCAGACAGTGAAAAAAAGGACTATTTAGAACTTTTAAAAACCCCTTATTTAACTCGACTTTGGAGAGATGCATTCAAACAAAGCAAAGCAGAAGAAACCGGTGAGATTAAATTAATAGATCATGGGTATGACAATATAAAAGAATTGGATAATCAATTGCCTAGATGGTATATAGGTTTATTTGCCGTAACTATCACTTACGGTGTTGTGTATCTTTTTTCCTATGCATTTACAAGTTTTGCGCATCCGGATGTTGAATATGAAGAAGAATATAAAACTCAGATGGCTGAAATTGCCGAATATGAAAAGATAGCTCCTCAAGCCACTATAGAAACCGCTCAATTTAATCCGGATGCAGTAGCAGATGGAAAGGTAATTTATGAACAAATTTGTAAAACTTGTCATGGCGAGGGAGCTAAAGGACTTTCCGGTCCTAACCAAACGGATGATTATTGGATTAATATTCAAGAAGAATACAATAACGCAAAAGAAGACTCTGAATTTAAAAATATTTTTTATACAGTATGGAACGGTAGTAAAAATAATCCTACCATGAGAGCGTTCGGAGCGACCGGAGAAATAAAAGGAAATGATATTGTTAAAGTGGCAAGTTACTTGTACCAACTTAATAAAAATTCTCCTAAAGATTCTGAAGGCCGTTCAGTAGATAAAACCGCCAAAGAACCTCAAGGTAATTTAGCACCTTGGTCCAAAGCATATAAAGGAGGATCCGGTACAGCTGCAACACCAACCGAAACAACTCCCCCGGCTGCAACTACGCAAAACTCATCAAACTCAGAGAAGTAA
- a CDS encoding FixH family protein, which translates to MKFKFTWGHGVILTLACFIIFICTLIFTIEFSKNTFDLVTDNYYEEEINYQKEIDATNHAALLQEKPKIEILPESGIKIIFPKEFNYTNTTGKFKLFRANSQALDINKKELDLSPSNTILIPAKVLVKGNYTLKLYWEKEKTNYQMEIPLTWN; encoded by the coding sequence ATGAAATTTAAATTTACTTGGGGGCACGGGGTTATTTTAACACTTGCCTGCTTTATTATATTTATTTGTACATTGATATTCACCATAGAATTTTCAAAGAATACTTTTGACCTGGTAACAGATAATTATTATGAAGAAGAAATAAATTATCAAAAAGAGATTGATGCTACCAACCATGCTGCTTTATTACAAGAAAAACCTAAAATTGAAATATTACCTGAATCCGGCATTAAAATAATCTTTCCAAAAGAATTTAATTATACTAATACCACCGGAAAATTTAAACTTTTCAGAGCCAATTCTCAAGCTTTAGATATTAACAAGAAAGAACTTGATTTATCTCCTTCTAATACCATTTTAATACCGGCTAAAGTTTTAGTAAAAGGAAATTATACATTAAAATTATATTGGGAAAAAGAAAAAACTAACTATCAGATGGAAATACCGTTAACATGGAATTAG
- a CDS encoding heavy metal translocating P-type ATPase produces the protein MSEHCYHCGQIIEDTPIDFDNKLFCCNGCKSVYEILNQNKLDNYYNLNSKAGIKPEKGQNYFEFLDTPQIFDKIIDYSEGGLTLITFKIPVIHCSACIWLLESLKNINTNITYSTVNFSSKTVQIAYKNEFYKLSELANFLTDLGYKPVINFETTEKKPEKVDHTLLVKIGISGFAFGNIMLFAFPEFLETEKDPWLQQYSYFFRILMFLFSLPVVFYCASDYYKSAWGALKHGVLNIDLPIVIGIFALFFRSCFEAYTGMSNGYFDSLSGLLFFMLLGKYFQQRTYKTLAFDRDYKSFYPIAVTKITSNKTHENVLISNLKIGDRILIRNQEIIPADSILIHGEAFIDNSFITGESKLIEKKTGEKIFAGGKQSGTTIELEIIKEVNQSYLTRLWNNEAFKKDTSTIDSITNNISKYFVMVILIITIVSGLYWYFIEKNTSQMYQVITAILIVACPCALALSAPFTIGNIMRIFGKEKFYVKDAITVEKLAKIDHIVFDKTGTLTINKVNKISYEGEKLTVEELKNLKAILQNSNHPLSRSLYESISMPIDHISIKDYEEIIGKGIKGFIKGIEYKIGSCDFVGNKKNINSETSVYISINGVYKGLYKIKNQYRKDLKEIIRSLNHYKISLVSGDNNSEKHNLEKIFSTDTVIKFNQSPQDKLDYIKNLQDQGHIVLMLGDGLNDAGALKQSNVGIAISDDINSFTPSSDAILDGNNFAYLPKYLKLSKKALVIVSICFIISFCYNIIGLSFAVSNRLSPLVAAILMPVSSISVVLFTTVVSKVIGYETFKKR, from the coding sequence ATGAGTGAGCATTGTTATCATTGCGGACAGATCATTGAGGACACTCCAATTGATTTTGATAATAAATTATTTTGCTGTAACGGATGTAAATCTGTATACGAAATTTTAAATCAAAATAAATTGGATAATTACTATAATTTAAACTCCAAAGCCGGAATAAAACCTGAAAAGGGGCAAAATTATTTTGAATTTTTAGACACCCCTCAAATTTTTGATAAAATTATTGATTATTCGGAAGGGGGATTAACTCTTATAACTTTTAAAATACCCGTTATTCATTGCAGTGCTTGTATTTGGTTATTGGAAAGTTTAAAAAATATTAATACTAATATTACATATTCTACTGTAAATTTTTCTTCTAAAACGGTACAAATTGCCTACAAAAATGAATTCTATAAATTAAGTGAATTAGCTAATTTTCTAACAGATTTAGGCTATAAGCCGGTCATTAATTTTGAAACTACTGAAAAAAAACCTGAAAAAGTAGATCACACCCTACTTGTAAAAATAGGGATATCCGGATTTGCTTTCGGAAACATTATGCTTTTTGCCTTTCCGGAATTTCTCGAAACTGAAAAAGACCCTTGGCTTCAACAATACAGTTATTTTTTCAGAATCCTTATGTTCCTTTTCTCATTACCCGTAGTTTTTTATTGCGCTTCAGATTATTATAAATCTGCATGGGGAGCTCTAAAACACGGAGTATTAAATATTGATTTGCCCATTGTTATCGGTATATTTGCCTTATTTTTCCGTAGTTGCTTTGAAGCGTATACGGGAATGAGTAACGGTTATTTCGATTCTCTAAGCGGACTTTTATTTTTTATGCTTTTAGGTAAGTATTTTCAGCAAAGAACTTATAAAACTTTAGCTTTTGATAGAGATTACAAATCCTTTTATCCCATAGCCGTAACTAAAATTACCTCCAATAAAACTCATGAAAATGTTCTGATCTCAAATTTAAAAATTGGTGACAGAATACTAATACGTAATCAAGAAATAATTCCTGCCGATTCTATTCTCATTCATGGAGAAGCGTTTATTGATAACAGCTTTATTACCGGAGAATCCAAACTAATAGAAAAGAAGACAGGAGAAAAAATATTTGCCGGAGGAAAACAATCCGGCACTACTATAGAACTCGAGATCATTAAAGAAGTTAATCAAAGCTATCTTACCCGGCTATGGAATAATGAAGCATTTAAAAAAGATACTTCAACTATTGATTCAATAACCAATAACATAAGTAAATATTTTGTGATGGTCATACTGATCATCACAATTGTAAGCGGATTATACTGGTATTTCATTGAAAAAAACACTTCGCAAATGTACCAAGTAATCACGGCTATATTGATTGTTGCCTGTCCCTGTGCATTAGCTCTTTCCGCACCTTTTACCATCGGAAATATCATGAGAATTTTCGGTAAAGAAAAATTTTACGTAAAAGATGCTATCACAGTTGAGAAACTGGCAAAAATAGACCATATAGTTTTTGATAAAACCGGCACTTTGACGATTAATAAAGTCAACAAAATTAGTTATGAAGGAGAAAAACTTACTGTTGAAGAGTTAAAAAACTTAAAAGCTATACTTCAAAATTCCAATCACCCTTTAAGCAGATCACTTTATGAATCTATTTCCATGCCCATTGATCATATATCTATTAAGGACTACGAAGAAATAATAGGTAAAGGAATAAAAGGGTTCATTAAGGGTATAGAATACAAAATAGGCTCATGCGACTTTGTAGGAAATAAAAAAAATATTAATTCTGAAACTTCAGTTTATATTTCCATCAATGGCGTATACAAAGGGTTATATAAAATTAAAAACCAATACAGAAAAGATTTAAAAGAAATTATCAGATCACTTAACCATTATAAAATATCATTAGTAAGTGGAGATAATAATTCCGAAAAGCATAATTTAGAAAAAATATTTTCCACTGACACGGTTATTAAATTTAATCAGTCTCCTCAAGATAAGCTCGATTACATTAAAAATTTACAAGATCAAGGGCATATAGTTTTAATGCTTGGCGACGGACTCAATGATGCAGGAGCCTTAAAACAATCTAATGTGGGTATTGCCATATCAGATGATATAAACAGTTTCACTCCTTCGTCAGATGCCATTTTAGACGGAAATAATTTTGCTTATCTACCTAAATATTTAAAATTATCAAAAAAAGCCTTAGTTATAGTTTCCATTTGCTTCATTATTAGTTTTTGCTATAATATAATAGGATTAAGTTTTGCAGTTTCTAACAGGCTTTCTCCCTTAGTAGCAGCCATACTTATGCCTGTAAGTTCCATTTCAGTAGTACTTTTCACCACCGTGGTAAGTAAAGTTATTGGATATGAAACATTTAAAAAAAGATAA
- the ccoG gene encoding cytochrome c oxidase accessory protein CcoG encodes MSQETEDKKIPDLEQQKEEFRENLATADVSGERKWVYVRKPHGKFTKYRDIVSAFLLIILFIFPFVKINGNPIFLFDILNRQFYIFGAYFSPSDFYLFGIGLVTTTVFIIVFTVTYGRIFCGWICPQTIFMEHVFRKIEFLIDGDRNMQIRLDKQEWNGQKIKKRILKWSIFLIVSLLICAVLFSYVLGTDEILKIFKEGISKNVTVFIVYIIFTTLFYFVFAWFREQACTFVCPYGRLQGVLIDKDTINIAYDFVRGEGTAGRASWRKNEDRKALGKGDCIDCKQCVEVCPTGIDIRNGSQLECVNCTACIDACDMVMTRMKMPTGLIRYASENMIEKRTDFKFTPRLIAYTIALLVLTSVCISLLFIRSSVETKFLKIVGTQFTIEEQLVVDEYQFIFSNKTTEKKKLNVKILKPNHASITLVGYGTQFIIQPKQTLKGTATIKIPQSDLIKTKEEVIIGIFDENGKKVDEYKTNFIGPSKIRF; translated from the coding sequence ATGTCTCAGGAAACGGAGGATAAAAAAATTCCTGACCTTGAACAACAAAAGGAAGAATTCAGAGAGAACCTTGCTACTGCAGACGTATCAGGAGAAAGAAAATGGGTTTATGTCCGAAAGCCTCATGGCAAATTCACAAAATACAGAGATATAGTCAGTGCATTCCTTCTCATCATTTTGTTTATATTTCCATTTGTTAAAATCAATGGAAATCCTATTTTCCTATTTGATATATTAAACAGGCAATTCTATATATTCGGAGCTTATTTTTCCCCATCAGACTTTTATCTTTTTGGTATAGGTTTAGTGACAACTACGGTTTTCATCATTGTATTTACCGTGACATATGGTAGAATTTTTTGCGGTTGGATATGTCCACAAACTATATTTATGGAACATGTTTTCAGGAAAATTGAATTTCTTATCGATGGAGACAGAAATATGCAAATTCGCCTCGACAAACAAGAATGGAACGGTCAAAAAATTAAAAAGAGAATTTTAAAATGGTCCATCTTTTTAATTGTTTCTTTACTAATATGTGCTGTATTATTTTCCTACGTTTTAGGCACCGATGAGATACTAAAAATTTTTAAAGAAGGTATTTCAAAAAATGTCACCGTATTTATAGTATATATCATATTTACCACTTTATTTTATTTTGTATTTGCTTGGTTCAGAGAACAAGCCTGTACTTTTGTTTGTCCATATGGCAGACTTCAAGGGGTACTAATTGATAAAGACACGATAAATATTGCTTATGATTTCGTGAGAGGAGAAGGTACTGCCGGAAGAGCAAGTTGGAGGAAAAATGAAGACAGAAAAGCTTTAGGAAAAGGAGATTGTATAGATTGTAAACAATGTGTTGAAGTTTGTCCAACGGGTATTGATATAAGAAACGGAAGTCAATTGGAGTGCGTGAACTGTACTGCTTGTATTGATGCTTGTGATATGGTAATGACCCGAATGAAAATGCCAACAGGTCTAATTAGGTACGCTTCGGAAAATATGATTGAAAAAAGAACGGATTTCAAATTTACTCCGAGACTAATTGCCTACACTATAGCTTTATTGGTTTTGACATCGGTTTGTATATCATTATTGTTCATTAGATCAAGTGTGGAAACCAAATTTTTAAAAATTGTTGGTACTCAGTTTACTATAGAAGAACAATTAGTTGTTGATGAATATCAATTTATATTTTCTAATAAAACTACCGAAAAGAAAAAACTAAACGTAAAAATACTTAAACCCAATCATGCAAGTATAACTTTAGTAGGATATGGTACACAATTTATCATACAACCTAAACAAACTCTCAAAGGTACAGCCACTATTAAAATTCCTCAGTCTGATTTAATTAAAACCAAAGAAGAAGTAATTATTGGTATCTTTGACGAAAATGGTAAGAAAGTAGATGAGTATAAAACTAATTTTATTGGTCCGTCTAAAATCCGATTTTAA
- a CDS encoding sulfite exporter TauE/SafE family protein, with translation MELDIVYLYTALSLGLLGGFHCIGMCGPIAFSIGLDATNKFKFYTQNILYQLGRITTYSLLGGILGIVGKSFNIAGYQKYISIFAGILLILMVLLPGKTTEIGDNFRPINKFMIKIKLFLGRFLQRKDNTSRYLTGVLNGFLPCGAVYVALTSSIAAGGIIQGMLFMAVFGLGTFPFMFITTLTGKFIGAKVRFKILKIFPYFIVLIGILFILRGLGLGIHLLSPSDKALKLEQRSHAKSCCH, from the coding sequence ATGGAATTAGATATCGTTTACTTATATACAGCACTTAGTTTAGGATTATTGGGGGGATTTCATTGCATAGGAATGTGCGGCCCGATCGCTTTTTCCATTGGTCTGGATGCTACTAATAAATTTAAATTCTATACTCAGAATATTTTATATCAATTGGGAAGAATAACTACTTATTCTTTATTAGGAGGCATTTTAGGAATTGTAGGTAAAAGCTTTAATATAGCCGGATATCAAAAATACATATCTATCTTTGCCGGTATTCTATTAATTCTCATGGTATTATTGCCGGGAAAAACCACTGAAATCGGAGATAATTTCAGACCGATAAATAAGTTCATGATTAAAATTAAACTATTTTTAGGTAGATTTCTTCAAAGGAAAGACAATACTTCCCGATATCTTACCGGAGTACTTAATGGATTTCTTCCTTGTGGAGCTGTTTATGTGGCTTTAACTTCTTCGATTGCTGCCGGTGGAATTATTCAAGGTATGCTATTTATGGCCGTTTTTGGATTAGGGACATTTCCTTTCATGTTCATAACAACATTAACCGGTAAATTTATTGGAGCTAAAGTTAGATTTAAGATTCTAAAAATATTTCCTTATTTTATAGTTTTAATAGGCATTTTATTCATATTAAGAGGGTTGGGGTTAGGTATTCATCTATTGTCTCCCTCAGATAAAGCTTTAAAATTGGAACAAAGATCACATGCGAAAAGTTGTTGCCATTAA
- a CDS encoding Crp/Fnr family transcriptional regulator: MSNIMPKNSVDLIISELKNKDVLSQFTKEEHSILDKEMKEIRFERGQEIIHEGYKPTGIFGVISGTGKINRKGYNGKDQILRLVKKGEIVGYRSLLGGESFSASCTVLEDITAVYIPEIIFHRLLEISSRVSFDVLKKISQDLGEAGKTITWLAQNTVRERLAAVLLLLEKKLDVDHEGFIKITLTREEMANLIGTATESAIRLISEFKNDELIEVEGRRIKILNHQKLSRLGHITS, encoded by the coding sequence ATGAGTAATATCATGCCTAAAAATTCAGTAGATTTAATAATATCAGAATTAAAAAATAAAGATGTTTTAAGCCAATTTACAAAAGAAGAACATAGCATATTGGATAAAGAAATGAAGGAGATTCGTTTTGAAAGAGGTCAAGAAATTATACATGAAGGTTATAAACCTACCGGAATATTTGGAGTTATAAGCGGTACGGGTAAAATTAACAGAAAAGGATATAATGGTAAAGATCAAATACTGCGTTTAGTAAAAAAAGGAGAAATTGTAGGATACCGTTCTTTATTAGGGGGAGAAAGTTTTAGTGCTTCTTGTACCGTTCTAGAAGATATTACTGCAGTATATATCCCTGAAATTATTTTTCATCGACTGTTAGAAATAAGTTCCAGAGTTTCTTTTGATGTATTAAAAAAAATATCCCAAGACTTAGGAGAAGCAGGAAAAACCATCACTTGGTTAGCTCAAAATACGGTGAGAGAAAGATTGGCTGCCGTTTTACTTCTTTTAGAGAAAAAACTTGATGTTGATCATGAGGGCTTCATTAAAATTACTCTTACTCGTGAAGAAATGGCAAATTTAATCGGTACAGCAACAGAAAGTGCGATACGATTAATTTCTGAATTTAAAAATGATGAGCTTATAGAAGTGGAGGGACGAAGAATAAAAATTCTTAATCATCAAAAATTGTCCCGACTAGGGCATATTACGTCATAA
- the ccoN gene encoding cytochrome-c oxidase, cbb3-type subunit I, protein METQKFSYDNKITKAFAYATILWGIVGFIVGLTVASLLFIPTLPEFFFGTEGADLARSQGFLGYGRLRMLHTSAVIYAFVGNGFFTGFYYATQRLLKSRTSDLLSWIHFWGWQLIIVSVVITFLMGINTSKEYAEHEWPIDIMVAIIWILFGLNMFITIAKRRISHMYVAIWFFIATWGGITLLWVFNNLAIPLDSNILRAKSYSIYSGVQDAMVQWWFGHNAVAFFLTTPILGLMYYYLPKAANRPVFSYKLSIIHFWSLIFVYMWAGPHHLLYTSLPAWAQMLGTAFSIMLIAPSWGGMLNGLLTLRGAWDKVREDPILKMFVVAVTCYGMATFEGPLLATKTLNKIGHFTDWVIGHVHLGALGWNGFIIFGVIYYIIPRIYKTNLYSVKLANWHFWLGTMGIILYVIPMYMSGFTQGLMWKQFNPDGTLVTKNFLETVTSLRYFFIFRFIGGVLYLSGAILLVINIIATVRKGTFVANEEAEAPALHVSPAKGPNEKTHSWLERMPLFFSVLAIIALAVGGAVEILPTIFVKSNIPQITSVKPYTPLELEGRDLYIREGCNACHSQMIRPFRDEVVRYGEYSKAGEYVYDRPFLWGSKRTGPDLHREGGKNPDSWHFTHLFDPRETSPGSIMPRYPWLIYNELNVSKTKEKLELMNNWFNVPYEQKDIDNYKSNMEAQAKEIAASIFTDRPDYKAGFDASAKAEGANFVPLEKREIVAIIAYLQRLGVDIKKTQVETANN, encoded by the coding sequence ATGGAAACACAAAAATTTTCATATGATAATAAAATTACAAAAGCGTTTGCCTATGCCACTATACTTTGGGGTATTGTTGGTTTTATAGTCGGACTTACTGTAGCCTCATTATTATTCATACCGACATTACCTGAATTTTTCTTTGGTACTGAAGGAGCCGATTTAGCCAGATCTCAAGGCTTTTTGGGATATGGAAGATTGAGAATGCTTCACACCAGTGCCGTTATTTATGCGTTTGTAGGTAATGGTTTTTTTACAGGGTTTTATTATGCTACCCAGCGATTATTAAAATCTCGAACCAGTGATCTGTTAAGTTGGATTCATTTTTGGGGATGGCAATTAATTATCGTTTCTGTAGTAATTACCTTCTTAATGGGAATCAATACATCCAAAGAATATGCAGAGCATGAATGGCCGATTGATATTATGGTAGCCATTATCTGGATATTATTCGGATTGAACATGTTTATTACCATTGCTAAAAGAAGAATCAGTCATATGTATGTTGCCATTTGGTTTTTTATAGCTACTTGGGGTGGAATTACCTTGTTGTGGGTATTTAATAACTTGGCAATCCCATTAGATTCAAATATTTTACGAGCAAAAAGTTACTCTATATATTCAGGAGTTCAAGATGCCATGGTGCAATGGTGGTTCGGCCACAATGCAGTAGCATTCTTCTTGACTACTCCTATCTTAGGATTAATGTATTATTATTTACCTAAAGCTGCCAATAGACCGGTGTTTTCTTACAAATTATCTATTATACACTTTTGGTCCTTAATATTTGTCTACATGTGGGCCGGTCCTCACCACCTACTATATACCTCTTTACCTGCATGGGCTCAAATGCTGGGAACCGCATTTTCCATTATGCTAATAGCACCTTCTTGGGGAGGTATGCTTAACGGGTTATTAACCTTACGAGGTGCATGGGACAAAGTACGAGAAGATCCTATCCTTAAAATGTTTGTTGTGGCAGTAACCTGCTACGGTATGGCTACTTTTGAAGGTCCTTTATTAGCTACTAAAACATTAAACAAAATCGGACATTTTACCGATTGGGTTATAGGACACGTACATTTAGGAGCCTTAGGATGGAACGGTTTCATCATTTTTGGAGTTATTTATTATATCATCCCAAGAATATATAAAACCAATCTATATTCTGTAAAATTAGCCAACTGGCATTTTTGGTTAGGAACTATGGGAATCATCTTATATGTTATCCCAATGTACATGAGTGGTTTTACTCAAGGCTTAATGTGGAAACAATTTAATCCGGATGGAACTCTTGTTACGAAGAATTTCCTTGAAACCGTTACATCGCTTAGATATTTCTTTATATTTAGATTTATTGGAGGGGTACTTTATCTTTCTGGAGCCATATTATTAGTTATAAACATTATTGCAACTGTTAGAAAAGGTACATTTGTAGCTAACGAAGAGGCAGAAGCCCCTGCTTTACATGTTTCTCCGGCAAAAGGCCCGAACGAAAAAACGCATTCCTGGTTAGAAAGAATGCCTCTTTTCTTCTCTGTTTTAGCAATAATTGCTTTGGCAGTCGGTGGAGCCGTGGAAATTTTACCAACCATTTTCGTTAAATCCAATATACCACAAATAACAAGTGTAAAACCCTATACCCCTTTAGAATTGGAAGGAAGAGACTTATACATCCGTGAAGGTTGTAATGCCTGTCATTCCCAAATGATACGTCCTTTTAGAGATGAAGTAGTTCGATACGGAGAATATTCTAAAGCAGGAGAGTACGTATACGATAGACCTTTCCTTTGGGGATCTAAAAGAACCGGACCTGATTTACACAGAGAAGGAGGAAAAAATCCGGATTCATGGCATTTTACTCACTTATTCGACCCTAGAGAAACTTCTCCCGGATCCATTATGCCTAGATATCCGTGGTTAATTTATAACGAATTAAATGTCTCCAAAACTAAAGAAAAGTTAGAATTAATGAATAATTGGTTCAATGTTCCTTACGAACAAAAGGATATTGACAATTATAAATCTAATATGGAGGCTCAAGCAAAAGAAATTGCAGCCAGTATATTTACAGACAGACCCGACTATAAGGCCGGTTTTGATGCCTCTGCAAAGGCTGAGGGTGCTAACTTTGTTCCATTGGAAAAAAGAGAAATTGTAGCTATAATTGCTTATTTACAAAGACTTGGTGTTGATATCAAAAAAACACAGGTAGAAACGGCAAATAATTAG